Within Colias croceus chromosome 27, ilColCroc2.1, the genomic segment ATCTTTCTTAGAATTATCAGATGTATTGAGCTCATCAGCTGTTTGTCGGATTGTTGTTAGTAAGTTGGTTATTTGTTCATCCAAATCGGAAGAAAGTAAACTGGTACCACTTGTGTTAATTGATGTATCTTTGCTTTGATCTGGTTcagttttattagttttttctaCTTTATCAACATTTTGGTTAGTTTCGTTCCTCACTGGAGTGTTGAGTGGTGTTGTAGCGACTTTCTCACTCGCCTTAGCGATCAGTGTGTTTGTACCTGAATTTAAGAATATATCctattactattataaaggcgaaatcctattactattataaaggcaaaattttgtatgtatggatgtttgttactctttcacgtaaaaactactgaaccgattacaatgaaatttagcacacatatagaaggtaacttggattaacacatagggtaggttttatcccggaaatcccacgggaacgggaactatgcgggttttcctttgaaaacgcgggcgaagccgcgggcggaaatctagtaaataatatatacagggtgtcccactattgctATACTAAGTGCGAAGGAACATGTAGTTTTAcctacactgatcacgtaaaaaatacttcaacAACAGAATGACGtcaaaatttttgctaaatttttccttaaaatctatgttttcttctctaacttcgcgcagccggcatataccgcttctctaatatgagcattttgtctatgaaaacaatcttaaacgatagctcacgtgctggtggcaaagttggtcgggttgcttgttatgggtgtacacatagagttttaagaattcatctacctatttgaaaaaaaaaatgcatctggaattttataagtatttttaacgtactcagcgtatgcaaaactataacctccattgagcttagtataccaacagtgggacaccttGTATAATGTTACTTGAACATTATCATTTaacattatatatattttttttattaatttcacaaCTTGGAATTGACAAAAATAGgcttaaaaactatttacttTTCTTGTTACTTACTATTTCTTACTATTCCAAAAATACACTGATACTTGACCAatgattttttcataaatagcAGAAGGCTAATTTTAGCTCTAGGGAATATccgctatataatatttttttatttatgacaatATGACCTACCAATAGTTTTACCACTTGCTTCCAGTATCTTATCAAAGCCTTCTTTCTCATTAAAGCCGAGCACCAACAAATTACTGACAGTCTTATGTTTCTTAATACTCGCTGGCTTGAATTGCTCCAAGAAATCATAAACGGCTTGGCGCGATGGTAACTCAGGACGACCAATAAGCTGAAAGATAAATTAATGGAATAAGTAAGGTTTCCAACTGCTATTATAgcaaaacattatatttttaagttcaattattttcatgaCGTTAATTGCTATATCTTCTAAAATAGTACAGAGGTACAGAATGACCAATAAGCTGAAAGGTAAATTTTATCAGAAATCCACAAgcataaaaatgatattttaccTCAAAGAAAGTACCATCAGATACACATAGgggtaaaaattttataaacaagatATTGAGAAGTTGGAAAAATGGTTCAACCATGTTCAGAAATAATcactatccatactaatattataaatgcgaaagtaactctgtctgtctgtctgttactcaatcacgccttaactactgaaccaatttgcatgaaatttgatatagagatattttgatacccgagaaaggacataggctattttttaccccgggaaataggataggttttatcctagaaatcccacaggaacgggaaccatgcgggtttttctttgactgcgcgggcgaagctgcgggtggaaagctagtatagtataaaacaaagtcgttttttctttctctatgtcctatgtatgcttaaatctttaaaactacgcaacggatatTGAAACGGTTTcctttaatagatagagtgattcaattggaaggttttagtatgtaatttattaggttttagacaaagcgggcgaagccgcgagcggaaagctagtaaataatatatgaagAGTTCTAATTTACCTTCACAAAGTACGGATAATCGATAATTTTTGACGGCGTAGTGGGTACCGGAGAAGCGCTACTTTTAGTTATCTGTTGAGCAGATTTATCAGCGGCCactttttctgtattttgatcAACTGGTGTTGCTTTATCTACCGATTTTTCTGTATTCTCAgcatcatttatttttgtttcctCTTCTTGACATAAATCTATAACTTTGGGCGAATCACAGATAACCACtgtatcgatttttttatttttattatctgccTTGGTAAGGTCAATTTTATTGGACATCAATTTTACGGCCAATTTAATTGTCTCTTCTTCGATTTTTGCTTTTGAATCGTAGTACTCCTTGTCCACGTCTAAAACTGTTAACATGTTCTGAAAGAATAACAAGTAgaaaaattagtaaaatatattttatacaatttgttAGACAGaaagaaattttttttcagtgaaatttctttagacgcgttgagagtaaaatttcaagctCGCGGCGTGGCAATACGTCCCGTCACGTCATGTAGTAAGGCGACAATTTTGGCatatttgaatcttgccaatgAAGTTTCACGTCAGACACGGCGCACACTCTTTTTttgcatattaattattttaaataaaatactgttgCAATTATTGCAGACTGCACTTGATACAACTGATTGATTTTTCTCTATAACTGTTTTAgttgttttttctttcacaaacacaaattataatctaactttaagttaataatttatttggttaCAATCAAAGTGTTTATTGATATATATGAAATtagttaaaattacaattgacTTACTGATTTGAACCTAGGCAACAGTTTAGGCAACTTCTCTTCAATAAGAGCTTCCATTAGCTTTGCATACGACTCTGCTTTCGCTATATTTTTCTCAATTTCTTCCACCACAAGATTATCTTTCTCTGTTGCTACTGGAGCGGTTGCATTTGGATCGTCTTCATTCTTCTCCGTTATATCAACAACATTATCCATTAGTTTCTTAATTACAGCcggattgtttttatttgcgtACATATCTTTCGCCTAGAAACATGTAAGTATTATAGTTgtcatttcataaatattataaaaatattcaccaatttcatagatatttatttaacgacTTACgtgattaaatatttcttccaACTTCTTGCTGAGCAATTTTGTGATATTCAtcctaaaatatttctttggtTCCTCTGAAAGTCGACTTATAAATTAGTATACTGTTTAATTACTTTAACTATACAGTccattttataatgtaaagaACCTTTATCTTGCTTACATTCACAAGATTAAAAGTATGTTACAAATGTCagaatttttctttataaagttttctttaaaaattttgatgtaattttttcaatatccaatttttattaataataataataaattgaatactGCCAAAGAcagtacatacatacatacagtcTTTAGCAGTATAGTAACAATGCAAATTGAAAGTTTtcaatattcacttttcatttaaatatctgAAGATTATTCTTAAGCCATTATTGGCTTAAGATCTAGAAACACAAACTAAAGTAggcaaattatttttgtaataaaacgattatcattgaatattgaatacaCAATGAACATTCTATTCATTGCTATATTCAATATTGTGTACTCAAGTTTATTCCATGATTGACTCCAGGTTGTCTCGAGCCATTCattggaaataaattataaaatgaagcGATAACTACCTGATTCGAAGTTGGACTTTTCGCCCAAGGAGGCAAGGTTGTAGTCGTGAGCTTGTTTGCCGAGTTCAAACAgttcggtgtcggtgtctttGGGATATTTTTTGCGATATGTATCAACAATATCCTGCACGTTGCCGACCACCTTACCAGTCATGACCCCACGGATCCGACCTCGGATTATCTTCTTAATCATTTTTAGGACAAAGAACGTCAGGGAGGGGTTCGTTCCGCTCGGCTCGAACTGTTTTATATCTTTCATGATCGAACCCAGAGCCAATTCCAAGCGACCGTTCATTTGAGGGGACGCTTTCACATTGGGCTGCAAAATCAGATCGTCATCGACGAGCAACTTTTTAGCCGGTGCCTCGGTTTGTGGTTTCTGTATGTAGGTAGTGCGCAGTTTCGGTTTGGTAACTTTAGTCGGATTGAAATCTTTCCGCGGCGGCAAAGATTTCGGAGGCGGCTTTGAGTTCTGCCGATTCGGGATATTGGGCTTGGATGGTTTGAAATTGAGTTTTTGCGGGTCCATGTAAAGACTGAGGAGCGGTTGCGGTTGTAGTGCCGGTTTAGGATTTTGGTAGTTTTTAGGTTTGGGAGGGGCACTATTTTGCGCCCATGGCTCGACTCTTTGCGGCGGCTCGTATCGCCGAAGGGGCTGAGGCGCTACAGCCTGGCGTTTAGTGCCCTGAGGTCTATAGTAGTTGGAACTATCATCATAGTCCTGCCTGTAAGAGTTCTGGCTATAGGAGCTAGAAGGTTCTTGTTGGTACTGCCTCTGAAAATTAAGTGAAAATATGGATATTGTTAGTGCGATGCCTCCGGATAGCATATGATTCAAATTTTGCTCAGCAAaacattgaattttattacttatattgtaCTTCAACTTGTTTTATCGTAAGGCTGGGTATTCAACAAACATCTACATTATTGATGAATGACATCATTAATGTAGATTATCTTGCTAttgataaaacacaaaaacaagCAGTAAGTAACCAAATGTGGATTTTTgggaatttttttaaattcatcacAACATAGATGATGCATCTTAGGTTAGAATGATAAGTTGGATGAccaaaaatttatcttttgaaggatttttaaataaaaaatacatataaacaaacaaagaacctcctcctttttggAACTCTTACATCATATGTATAAAGTatgttaaatgaaatatttaacatggaaaattcattcaaataaTTCATGTGTATGGAATATTTACATCAGTAAATTTCAAGGAATATTCAAAGTCAAAAGTTTCTTCATAACACAGAAAAACTAAGAAAATGCCATACCTATTTGGCACAAAATTTTGGGATGTGTTTGCagtaaaaccttttttttttaagataaagtatattgaaagaaaaatgGTAATGGGATAAAGAATATGGCAAAAATGCTTTTCAAATCCTTTTTGTGATTAATAAAGATTAGAACCAACTTGGTAGAGTTCCACATTTAGCATTTAGAGGAAAAATAAGCACAATATACTGAAAAAGTAGACATGATTCACATCATGAGTCACATCTAATGctgaattaaaaatagtaatatatgttcactataaaaattatcttcaGATATAACCTAAAAAACTGATaattaaatccatactaaaattataaatgtcaaagtaactctgtctgtatgtAACAGACATACACACTgtattactcaatcacgccttaactactgaaccaatttgcatgaaatttcgtatagaaatattttgatacccgagaaaggacataggctactttttaccccgggacataggataggttttattcccgaaatcccacgggaacgggaactatgcaggttatTCTTTGACTGCACGGgtgatgccgcgggtggaaagctggtattaatatataaaaaaaatattttggattAGTTACACCACTTGTAACTCAAGAAGGCCTCAAtggatttaaatgaaattaaataatgaaattgtcTGCACTTGCATATGGGAAATAACtgttgtaaatttaaaaaaaaaaatattaaaacatctGCCAGGGTAAGCTGTTAATCATTaacaaaatgtatgttattacCTTTAAGTTGAATTGTCGCTCCCTATTAAGCAGCTCATGCTCCTGTTGTATCATATCCCTTTTCCTTTTCAAGATCTCCAGCTCAATATCTAattcctattaaaaaaattgtatatctAATAGTGCACTAAATAAAGGCTGGTTCACACTTTGATtagtgcgagtgcaggtgattagtgCAGGTGTTTAGTAACTACGTGTGGACAGCGACTGTTTAGTGCAAGTGTTTAGTAGGCTGTGTAGTAAAGTGAATAGAAGCGTGTTCTATTTTTTTGCGAGTGGACTGCGAGTAGCCACGTCCTGCGCGCCCTCCCTTCCCCCTCACTCGCAGTGTGCCTGCCTAAACACGTCTGGACACgagtgtttagtgtttagtgtttagcGTAGTGTGTAGCGTCGCGAATTGCACCATTGACCTGCACTCCcactaatcacctgcactcgcaGTTGAATTGGACACTACTCGCACTACAcacctgcactcgcactaatcacctgcactcacactaatcaaagtgtgaaccagccataagttatatacaaatatgtacAACACACTATTTTCTACTAACATGACTGAATTTACTGACTCTTATTATCCTGTttcgtattaaaattaaagaaatagtaACTGGGGCATACATATAATACTGTGTAGTGTGTTCACTGTTCATTGTTTCTCTGGACTTTATACGGAAAAATGACACGATTCAATTATCGATAATTTTTATGAGTGTACTAGGGCGTTAAATTGTAATAGCGGTATTATCAGTTCTTTTACTTCAAGGAGATGTATATTTAAGACTTACTCTTAGATGATTGGTCATTAAAGGACCGCCTTGTGGGTTATTTTCTCGGCCATGGCCTCTCTGAGATGATCCCCTGTATGAACCGCGACCCCTCATGTTTTTGCTTTACAAATTTGACGGATacgaaatattaataaactgaAGTTGAAGATGATTTCTAACGcaatttaagttatatattttatataaagtgCCCGTGGCAACAATAAAACCGCCGCTGATCGTTACCGACGAACGCCACATAAAAGTTACAATTTGACATTGAAGTATGCAAATGCACTATGCAATTTGATTGTTTCTCTGACATTTGTAtgcaaaagttttttttaactggCAAGAACGACAAAATTAAACGCTTGCCGCCGCGCCAGTCAATCATAGCTAAATGAAACTTGAATGAACTCAGaactgtattataatatataattttaaataactcgtaggcatcttattttataatttataggcAATTTACCCTAAACAATTTCTAATCACTTATATTTCCCCAAAAACCTCGCTACATTAAAGAGAATCTTAGTTAGTTCTAATTCTATTcaggtaattaaatattaaagtattatCCTAGGTTGCCCCCAAAGATGTTTATGATATAGCTGATGCGCAAGAAGCAGAGAGAAAAAGGCTAGAGGCCGCAGCACCAAAGAAGAGACGAGCGTCTTCGTTATTGCGCGCTGCCCAAAACTAACTTATCGTTgagcattttatttttcccaCTTACTAGATAAAAGTAGCATAACATTGATTCTATTATAGTAGTAGGTAGCTGTAATTTCTActgtaaaaaagtaaaacataCCTTTGTCTCTCAGGATTAatgtttatgaaattgaaagTTATATGATATTGAAGGAATTTTCAACATCAGTTTAGTAGTTTCAGAACTTAATAATTGGTagaaacaaacaacaaaatcTTTCCTCTCATAGTTTTctcgatttaattttaatatcatttagAATGTTtaacaacataaaaataaataaattgtgttGCCAGTTATAGTACTAGAAAGTAGAAATTTTAGTTTCCTAAGTTTTAAATTCCCTAGAGCCTAGTCTAGAATGAGTCCAGACAAAAAATACTTTAGCAGTTTATTTGATGGAAAATGAtcgtttataattattatattattgtgttttatcgtattatatgtataagttTTTTTGGTTCTATGTAGTATAGTCTCTCAGAGTATAGTAGTCGTTAGTCTTCCTTAGCATTATGATATGTTtgtaaaacaataatcaaaaaggtaattttgttatttttcagGTTGAAGATGAAATTGCCGATACCCCGTCGCCTCCGAAGTAAAGTGAAATTTTTGTTGAAACATTAATACTCATTcagatatttcaataaatttattatttatgaatatatctagtttcatttatttccttgctatatttttaatttcataacatTAGAACaatactaaattaaattagttagttattattaaaaaaattattcatctatgtcagaatatagattatattatatttaccacAGTCAATTTTGCGGGAAGggatttattcaaaaaaacaacGATTGTCATTGGACAAATCACCATTTATTTACTACTACAATTACGTATGAACAATATAAATTGCTTAAAACTAagaatttttcttatttattcgTCATCAGAACCACACTCATCCAAGACCACACCTTCAGACAATAAAGCTAGAATATCTTCATCATCCATTTCATCGTAATCatcatatttttcaattacatCCTTTTTAGATTCCTTTTTAACTGTTTTTATAGGATCTTTAGGTTGTTCTTTATTCGGTGTCTTTTTCGTTTGAACTTTCGGCGTTTCTTTTGCCTTGTTGATAGCTTTGGGAACAATAGCGGGTTTAGTGACTTTTTGAGGAGTTTTTGGTTTAGCCACAGTTTTAGGAGCTATATTATTTGTAGGCGCAATAATTGGTGCTTTTGCTGGTTTTTGCGCGGCTTTAGGTACAACAGCCTGTTTAGCTTTTTGAGTATTTGCATTTGTTGTGACAGTCGtagttatttctttatttttctctaCAGTTGGTTTCACTGTTTTTTCGGTTTCACTTATTTTGGTTTCgttatttttcaaaacattattttcttttggtTTTTCTACTGTAGCATTAgtaacttttttaacttctgtTTTTTGTACAGTTTCTTTAACTGGTGTTTGTGTATTTGCTGGTTTTGGTGTATcagatttatttacaattataggTTTATTTTGTTCTTTAGGTTTACTTTCAACTTGAGTTTTGTTGTCAGCT encodes:
- the LOC123703867 gene encoding uncharacterized protein YFR016C-like; the protein is MRGRGSYRGSSQRGHGRENNPQGGPLMTNHLRELDIELEILKRKRDMIQQEHELLNRERQFNLKRQYQQEPSSSYSQNSYRQDYDDSSNYYRPQGTKRQAVAPQPLRRYEPPQRVEPWAQNSAPPKPKNYQNPKPALQPQPLLSLYMDPQKLNFKPSKPNIPNRQNSKPPPKSLPPRKDFNPTKVTKPKLRTTYIQKPQTEAPAKKLLVDDDLILQPNVKASPQMNGRLELALGSIMKDIKQFEPSGTNPSLTFFVLKMIKKIIRGRIRGVMTGKVVGNVQDIVDTYRKKYPKDTDTELFELGKQAHDYNLASLGEKSNFESEEPKKYFRMNITKLLSKKLEEIFNHAKDMYANKNNPAVIKKLMDNVVDITEKNEDDPNATAPVATEKDNLVVEEIEKNIAKAESYAKLMEALIEEKLPKLLPRFKSNMLTVLDVDKEYYDSKAKIEEETIKLAVKLMSNKIDLTKADNKNKKIDTVVICDSPKVIDLCQEEETKINDAENTEKSVDKATPVDQNTEKVAADKSAQQITKSSASPVPTTPSKIIDYPYFVKLIGRPELPSRQAVYDFLEQFKPASIKKHKTVSNLLVLGFNEKEGFDKILEASGKTIGTNTLIAKASEKVATTPLNTPVRNETNQNVDKVEKTNKTEPDQSKDTSINTSGTSLLSSDLDEQITNLLTTIRQTADELNTSDNSKKDTESIDTEEKEKDNSCDAAMLDAPDVPASNDKAVPMEPIAEEEEKTEDKEDENKTIEEKNTPDESEEQEQKKVAPNDNNDAKTDETSKDDASSDNGKNGDTVKEEISEDKDPKNSLKNSGTATPTRASARLATVTPSSIKTRRASRLALNNP